Below is a window of Moraxella nasibovis DNA.
CTTAGACAATCAAACTGCCGACGCCCTAGCCTTGGTACAAGACCTCACCCAAAGCCTGCCGCATGATTTACAAGCTTGGCAGCTCATCTGGCGAGCCTACGAACAAAAAGCCCGCCAAGACACAAATCATCAGTCGCTATCCACGCTCTACGCCCTACAAGCACGCTCACAAATCGAGCTTTGGACGGGCAAATACGACGGCGCACTACAATCCAACGCCCAAGCTACCAAAACCTTAGAATCCCTCATGAGTGACGACTCATACAGCGCCAGTAGCCTACACGCTTTAAGCCACTTACTTCAAAAAGACAAAGACACCATCTTGGCAGCCAAGGCCTACAAGCCCAGATAAAGCCAAAACATAAAAAAGGGTGAGTCCCCCACCCTTTTTAATAATCATATTTTTATATGTTTCAACAATCACACGGCTTTGTCGGTCAATACAGTGATGCCTTAAAGCTCATGCCAAAACTCATCATGCCGTTAAGGCTTTTTTGACCAAGCCTGAAATCACCGCAGGATCCGCCTGCCCTGCCGTCTTGTCTTTGACAGCATTCATCACACGCCCCATGTCTTTCATGCCCGCTGCGCCAAGCTCTGTGATGGTGGTGGCGACGATCTGGCTCAGCGCCTCATCCGACAGCTGCTCTGGCAAAAATTGGCTGATGACATCGATTTCAAACTGCTCTTTTTGCGCCAAATCCTCACGACCATTGGCAGTGTAGATGCCCAAAGACTCTTGGCGCTGCTTGATTTGCTTTTGCAAAATTGCCAGCACTTCTTTGTCATCAAGCTCACTTTGCCCGTCGATTTCGATTTGCTTGATTGCCGCTTGGACATTACGCAAGACCTTCACCTGCTCCATTTCTTTGGCTTTCATGGCGGTCTTGATGGCGTCGCTAAGCGTGGTTTTTAGTGTCATGATTTTCTCCAAAATTTAAATCGCCTAGATGGCGTGTGTCGTTTATGGGTTTAATTTGCCTTTGATGAAGCCGATGATCACAGGCAGCGTGGTGAATGCAATGATGCCAAAAATCACATTAGTGTCATGATTTTCTCCAAAATTTAAATCGCCTAGATGGCGTGTGTCGTTTATGGGTTTAATTTGCCTTTGATGAAGCCGATGATCACAGGCAGCGTGGTGAATGCAATGATGCCAAAAATCACATAGGTAAAATTGTCTTTGACCACTGGCTGATTGCCAAAGAAAAACCCAAGCAAAATAAAAGACGCAATCCAACAAAAGCCGCCGATCACATTATAAGCCAAAAACTTCTGATAATTCATGCTGCCTGCACCCGCCACAAAAGGCGCAAAGGTGCGAGCAAAAGGCAAAAATCTGGCAAAGATGATCGTCTTACCGCCATGCTTGTCAAAAAAAGCCTGCGTTTTTAATAGCTGCTGTTGATTGATGAAGCGATAGTTTTTTTGAAATACCTTAGGACCGATGTATCTGCCAATGTGATAATTTAAGGTGTCGCCAAGCACAGCAGCCACGAACAAAAGCCCAATGAGCAAGGCAGGATTGAGCGCACCTGTCACCGCCGCCAGCGCACCTGCGGCAAACAGCAGGCTGTCCCCCGGTAAAAACGGCATGACCACAAAGCCCGTCTCGACAAAGATAATCACAAACAAAATGCCATAAATCCACAAGCCATAATCCGTCAAAAACTGCGCCAAATGCAGGTCGATGTGCAAAATAAAATCGATGAGTTGTAGAATGATGTCCATGCTTGCTGTCCGATGGGCTTTGGTCAAATCAAAATTGCGTAACGAATCATTTTATCAAAATCTGGCTGTCATCACAAGTCATCTGTCTTTTTGGTTGGCAAGCTTTGATGAAAATTTTTAAGTTTTATGCTAATATGGTGAAAATTTTTAATTCATCAGCAGTACATTGATATGCTAGAAATTCGCCACCTTCAAATGCTTTCCACACTGGCACGCCACGGCTCACTTGCCACCACTGCCGATGAGATGAATCTGACCGCCTCAGCCATCTCGCATCAGCTCAAAGAGCTTGAAAGCCACTATGACATCACGCTGGTCAACCGTCGCACTCGCCCCGTGTCCTTCACTCCTGCTGGTAAGCTACTGCTACAGCTTGCCAATAACATTTTGCCACAAGTGGCACGCACCACCTCTGAAATCAAGCGTCTTGCGCACGGTCAGGCAGGCAGACTACGACTTGCCAGCGAGTGTCACAGCTGCTTTGACTGGCTGATGCCGATTTTGAATGTCTATCGCCGTGAGTATAGCGATGTGGAGCTTGACTTCGCCACAGGCTTTGAGCCAGAGCCACATCAAATGCTCATCGATGGCGACATTGATCTGCTCATCACCACCAGCGACTTGCCCATAGACGGCATCAGCTATCAGCCACTGTTTACTTATGAAAGCCGTCTGGTGCTGTCGCCTGCACACCGCCTTGCCAGCCAAAGCGCCATCAGCCCAGAAGACCTGACCGACGAGACGCTCATCGTTTATCCTGTCGAGCAAGAGCGCCTTGACATCATCGCCAAATTTCTAAGCCCTGCCAACATCACCCCAAAACAGCTGCGCACCACAGAGCTTACCGCCATGCTCATTCAGCTCGTCGCCAGTGAGCGTGGCGTGGCAGCACTGCCCGACTGGGTGTCCGCCGAATACGAAAAAAAAGGCTGGATCGTCAGCCGACCTTTGGGCAGCGGTGTGCATTGCCAACTGTATGCCGCCGTACGCACACGCAGCTTAGATGCTGCTTATATGAAAGGCTTTTTGGCGCTCTTAGACGGCATTGTCAAACCCTAAACATGAGCTAATCAGTCATTTAAAATGATGGTATTTTTTAAATAAATGAATATTTTAGTTTTATCATACAAACAAAATATCAGTACAGAGTCTTTAACTGCTATAATAAGCGTGCAACAAATGGAATTATTACAAGTGTGCATTTGCTGATTGTGTGATTGGCTGCCACTTGTAATTGCGGTTTGATGTTGAATTTTTATCAAATCACCAATTAACCGAATTTTATGACACGATAAATTGGAGTTTTTATGAGCAAATCTACCATCATCTACACTTATACAGATGAAGCCCCAGCCCTTGCCACCCACTCTTTACTTCCCATCGTCCAAGCCTTTACCAAAAGCTCTGACATCGACTTTGTCACCAGCGACATCTCATTGGCAGCACGCATTCTTTCTCAGTTTCCTGAATACCTAAGCGAAGAACAGCGTCAAGCGGACGCTTTGGCTGAGCTTGGTGAGCTTGTCAAACAGCCAGATGCCAATATCATCAAACTGCCAAACATCTCAGCGTCGATGCCACAGCTAACAGCCACCATCAAAGAACTCCAAGACAGCGGCTACAATGTACCAGACTATCCAAGCGACGCAAACACTGACGAACTAAAAGACATTCAAGCTCGCTACGACCGTGTCAAAGGCTCAGCGGTAAACCCTGTACTTCGTGAAGGCAACTCTGACCGCCGAGCTCCCAAAGCGGTGAAAAACTTCGCCAAAAAATTCCCGCACTCAATGGGCGAGTGGTCAGCGGACAGCAAAACCCATGTCGCTACCATGAGCGATAACGACTTTTTCAACAACGAAAAAGCCATTACCGTAGAAAAACCAACCACCGTTCGCTTTGTTTTCACCGACAAAGATGGTAATGAAAAAGATCTACGCAAGCCGCTACCACTACTTGCTGGCGAAATCCTAGATGCCACAGTTCTAAACAAAAACGCCTTGGTTAAATTCCTAGACGAGCAAGTCGCTGATGCCAAAGAAAAAGGCGTGCTATATAGCCTGCACATGAAAGCCACGATGATGAAAGTGTCTGACCCCATCATCTTTGGTCATGCGGTCAAATCATTCTTTAAGCCTGTCTTTGACAAATACGGCAAAGAGCTAGAAGATGCTGGCGTGAATGTCAATAACGGTTTTGGTGATTTGCTTGCCAAGCTTGACAACCTTGACCCTGCGGTCAAAGCCGATGTTGAGAAACTCATCGATGAGACCTACGCCAACAACCCTGATGTGGCAATGGTTGACTCTGACAAAGGCATCACCAACCTACACGTTCCAAGCGACATCATCATTGACGCTTCTATCCCTGCCATGGTGCGTAGCTCTGGCAAGATGTGGAACAAAAATGGCGAGCTTCAAGACACCAAAATCATCATTCCTGACAGCACTTATGCCCCTCTATATGAAGCCGTGGTGGAGTTTTGTAAAGAACATGGTGCCTTTGACCCAACCACGATGGGTACTGTGCCAAATGTCGGCTTGATGGCTCAAAAAGCCGAAGAATACGGCTCACATGATAAGACTTTTGAGATTGAATCAGACGGTAAAGTTGAAGTCAAAGACCAAGATGGCAATGTCCTACTGTCTCACGACGTTGAAGCAGGCGACATTTGGCGTGCTTGCCAAACCAAAGACGCCCCCGTCAAGGACTGGGTTGCTTTGGCGGTCAATCGTGCCAGACTATCGAACACGCCTGCGGTCTTTTGGCTTAACGAAAAACGTGCTCACAGTGCCGAGGTCATCAAAAAAGTCAATGCTTATCTTGCCGAGCTTGACACCGACGGTCTAGACATTCGTATTTTACCATTGGCTGCGGCTGCCAAATTTACTTTGGAGCGTCTGGTCAATGGCAAAGACACCATCAGCGTTACTGGTAATGTCATGCGTGACTACCTAACCGACCTATTCCCCATCATGGAGCTTGGCACTTCTGCCAAGATGCTCTCTATCGTGCCACTCATGAATGGCGGCGGTATGTTTGAGACTGGGGCGGGCGGCAGCGCACCAAAGCATGTTCAGCAGTTTAATAAAGAAAACTACCTGCGTTGGGACTCACTTGGCGAGTTCTTGGCGTTGGCGGTGTCACTTGAACACCTTGCCCAAAAAACAGGTAATCAAAAAGCTCAAATCCTAGCTGATGCTCTGGACAAAGCCACCGAAGAGCTGCTGATGAACGACAAGTCGCCACAGCGTAAACTGGGCTCTATCGACAACCGTGGAAGCCACTACTATCTTGCCAAATATTGGGCAGAAGCCTTGTCTGAACAAACGGACGACAAAGCCCTAGCCGATGAGTTCGCTCCCATTGCCAAAGCATTGAACGAACAAGAAGAAACCATCGTGAGCGAGCTAAATGGCGTACAAGGCGAGGCCGTTGAGACCGAAGGCTACTACTTTGCCAACCGTGAGTTGCTTGATAAGGCCATGCGCCCAAGCGCAACTTTCAACCAAATCATCGCTCAGCTGTAATCTCACTTCACAAAAAATGCCATCTGTCTAGGTGGCATTTTTTCTTGATTGGGCATTAAAATCAAGCAAAACACGCCGATTTCCATGAAAAAATCCTTTACAACCATCGTCAGTTATCTTGTGATATTTTTGCTTATTTATGGCGTCATCAACTGGTGGCGAGCCCCCGCCATGCCCCAAACGCCACAGCTTTTGTATCAAGACCGACACACAAACACCACCGATGTCATCGCCCAAAGCCATGACACGCCTATTTTATTGTACTTTTGGGGGACATGGTGCAGTGTCTGCACGCTGACCACACCACACATACAGACTTTGCACGCTGACGGCACACCCATCGTTAGCATTGCTGTCACATCGGCAAGCACGGCAGAATTATCCACATACCTAACAACGCATAATTACACTTTTATTACCATCAACGACCTAGACGGAGCGATTTTTAACGCATGGCAAGGCAAGGTGACGCCTTCTTTTGTCATTTTAAAAGACGGCAAAGTCCAGCAAAGCTTCACTGGCATCACGCCCTTGTGGCTGCTAAAATTGCGATTATACTTGGCAAATATGGGCTAAATTTTAGCGATACTCGCCCATTTTCATTAGAGTTTTTCATTATCAGGGCTTGTGTTATAATAGCAAAATTTCCACCATTAAAGAGAAACATTATGAGCGCACAAGGCACACTATACATCATCACTGCCGCATCAGGCACAGGCAAAACCAGTCTGGTCAAAGAACTGCTCGCCAGCACTGATAAGCTACAAGTCAGCATTTCGCACACCACCAGACAGCCCAGACCTGCCGAAACGGACGGCGTGCACTATCACTTTACCACCAAAGAAAATTTTGAAGCGCTCATCGCTGACGATTCTTTTTTGGAATATGCCGAAGTTTTTGGCAATTATTATGGCACCAGCAAGCAGGCGGTAGAAACCCTGCTTGCACAAGGCATTGATGTGATTTTGGAAATTGATTGGCAAGGGGCATTACAAGTGAAAGAAAAATTCGCCCAAGCGGTGATGATTTTTATCCTACCGCCAAGCAAAGCCGCCCTACAAAGCCGCCTGTCCAACCGTGGTCAAGACAGTGAAGAAGTCATCAACACTCGCCTAGCAGGGGCAGTTACCGAAATGAAAAATTACCATCATTTTGACTATGTCGTCATCAATGATGACTTTAATGTCGCACTTGGCGATTTACAAACCATCATTCACGCCAAACGCCTAAGCACCGCCCAACAACAAATCCGCCAGCGTGCATTACTTGACGCACTGCTTGCGAGCGACTGATGGCACGGCTGATTCTTTTTGGTTTATTGGCTGGATTTTTCTTTAGCAGCACCTTTGTTTTAAACGAATTGATGGCAAGTCAAGGCGGACATTGGTTCTGGTCGGCAAGCGGTCGCTATATTTTTATGTGGCTGATTTTAAGTCTGGTCATCAGCCTAAAATACGGCACATCAACCCTACTGGCACTGTGCCGACTGTTCCACGCTCACGCAGGTTTTTGGTGTGTGGCAGGCAGTATTGGCTTTGGCGGTTTTTATGCCTTTTTATGCTTTGGGGCGGATCATGCCCCCAGCTGGGTCATCGCCGCCACTTTTCAATTTACCAGCGTGGCAAGTTTGATCGTCCTTGCGATGTTTGGCGAGAGCCTAAGCAAATCCGTCATCGGCACAAGCCTGCTCATCTTTACAGGTGTTTTGATTGCCAATGTGGGCGAAGGCTTACATGATGACAGTATTTCTTTGGGTGATTTGCTATTGCTTGGGGCATTGCCTGCCCTGTTGTCAGGATTTTGTTTTCCGATTGGCAATCAGCTCGTCTGGTACGCCGCCAACAAAGCCCAAAACCCATCTGCCATGCCAAGTCGCCTACCAAACGGCGTGCCAAGCATGACATCGCCACTCATTCACAGTGCCGTGAATAAAGTCTGGCTTTTGACCACAGGCTCGTTGCCGTTTTGGTTGGTGCTAGGACTTGTGGTGGCTCCAGAATCACCCAGCTCATCACAAATCATCAACACATTTTTGGTGGCGTTATTTGCTGGTGTCATCGCCACGAGCATTTTTTTATTTGCTCGCAGTCAGGCCAGCACAGGCGGACAGGTCGCTGCCATTGACGCCACCCAAGCCAGCGAAATGATTTTTGCGATTTTTGGCGGCATGATATTACTCGGCTCATCCGCACCGTCTGCTTTGAGCTTGGCAGGCATTGGCATGGTGGTGCTTGGTCTGTATCGCTTTGCCAACATGAAATCTTAGGATTAGGATACTGATGATGGCGATATTTAGCCCAGAATTGATGATTTATCTGATGGATATGGTAGGCGTGGTGGCGTGTGCGATCGCAGGAACGACGCTCGCCTTGCACAAACGCTTTGATCTGTTTGGCTGTATTTTGGTCTCCATGATCAACGCCATCGGTGGTGGTACGATTCGTGATGTCATGCTTGATCGCCATCCGCTGTTTTGGATGACGGATTTGACTTATGTTGTCATCATCACACTCACTTCGCTCATCTGTCAGATATTTTTTAATCATTATCAAAAAATAGACCGCACGCTCAAATTCTTTGATGCGATTGGTCTGGCAGCGTTTAGCGTGATTGGGTTAAAGGTCGGCTTGTCATTTGGCGCACATCCGATGATTGCGGTGATGATGGCGGTTTTGACCAGCATTGCAGGCGGCATCATGCGTGATATGATTTGCAATGAAATCCCACTGGTTCTACAAAAAGAAATCTACATCAGCGCCAGTATCGCAGGCTCGCTGTTGTATTTTGCCTTAGAAGGCTTGGGCGTGGCAAATGGCGTTCAAGACACGCTGACACTCGCCACCATCTTTGGCGTGCGAATGCTGGCGGTGCATTTGGATTGGCATTTACCCTCCATTCGCCTAAATCATCGCAGCAACGATCCATAACCCAACAAAAAAAGGCGTGGTACATACGCCTTTTTTATATAGTAAATTAAACTCAAAATGCACCATATTAGGTTTTTTGCTCACAGTGAGCTGTCGAACCATAACAGCAAACCATTCCACCCGAAGGCAAGCTTAATGACGAACGGTTTTGGTGATTTTTAAAGTTAAATCACTACACGACCACCTTTACTGGCCTCATTCCCTTCATTTCAATCCGATGAATTTACAAATAACGACCCACCAGCTGTGCCATCAGCTCAATATGCAATTCGTCTGTATTTAACGCAGGAATGTACTCATAAGACTTGCCACCAGCGCTTAAAAAGTTATCACGATTTTCAACAGCAAGCTCTTCTAGCGTCTCAAGACAATCTGCACTAAATGCCGGGCTTAGCACCTGCACCGACACGCCCGCCTGCCCCCACTCGCTCAAAAGCTCATCGGTATAAGGCTTAAGCCATTCTTGAGCCCCGAAACGAGACTGAAAACTGATCGCCCATTCATGCGTGGCAAGTCCCAATTCAGACGCCACCAATACGGCAGTTTTACGGCACTGCTCGGCATAAGGGTCGCCCTTGTCTGCATAAGGCTTAGGGATGCCATGAAAGCTCATGAGCAGACGATCTGCTCGCCCATGCTCATCCCAAAAGCGGCGAATGCTCTGTGCCAATGCCTGTATGTACAAAGGATGATCGTGATAATCGCGCACAAATTGCACCATCGGCATATTGCGTTGTTGTTTGCAATAATCCGCCACCTTATCAAACACCGCCGCCGTGGTCGTCGCTGAGTATTGCGGGTACAGTGGCAACACAATCAAATCATCATAACCCTTATCTTGCAATGTCGCCATCACATCTTTGATGTTAGGATTGCCATAGGTTGTGGCGGCAAAAACAGGGATATTTTTTCCGTCTTTGATGAGTTTGTCTTGTAATAACGCCACTTGTTTTTTTAAAATGGCAAGCAGTGGTGAGCCATCAGCCGTCCAAACGCTTTGATAGGCATGGGCGACTCGCTTAGGACGAGTGGTCAGGACAAATACATTTAAAATGATTTGCCAGATGGGTTTTGGAATTTCAATCACCCGAGTATCGGACAAAAATTCACGCAGATAACGGCGGACGCCTGCTGGCGTTGGCTCATCAGGCGTACCCAGATTGACAAGTAAAATTGCAGTTTTCATAAAAATCGGTCATCAGGTTTTGATATTACCGCTTAGTTTATCATTTTTTGGATGAAATGACAGTTTATTTGCACCAATCTTTGTATTTTATTTGATAAATAATCCAACTTACCGCAACCAATCGCCCCAGCCTTCGACCAAAACTTTCGGATTAAAAATTGCTTAAAAGCCCTGCAAAGTGTTACAATAACGCCACATTTTACACAATGCAGCTTTTACGCAGTTTTAAAAAACACGCACAAATAACGGAATTTTTCGTGGAACAGACTACCGCCCCTTATCTTGATCCGCCATCTGTCGGCATTGTAACGCCGCAGGTTTTGCATTTTGACGAGCCACTTTTATTAGAATGCGAGCGAACTTTGCCAAGTTTTGATTTAGTGATTGAAACTTATGGCACGCTAAATGCCGACAAATCAAACGCCATCTTAATCTGTCACGCCCTGTCAGGCAGCCATCACGCCGCAGGCTACCACAGCGAGACGGACGAAAAAGCCGGCTGGTGGGACGCACTCATCGGCAATGGCAAGGCGATTGATACCAGTCAGTTTTTTGTGGTGTGCCTAAACAACATCGGCTCATGCCACGGTTCCACAGGTCCCACCACCATCAATCCTGAGACAGGTGAGATGTGGGGGGCAGATTTTCCACTCATCACCATCAAAGACTGGGTCAAGACCCAAGTCATGCTCTCCGACCGTCTAGGCATTGAAAAATGGCACGCCATCGTCGGCGGCTCGATGGGCGGTATGCAGGCGCTGCAATGGTCGGTGGACTACCCCGACCGCCTTGCTCGTGCCGTCATCATCGCAAGCACGCCCAAGCTGTCCGCTCAAAACATCGCCTTCAATGAAGTGGCACGCCAGTCCATCTTGTCCGACCCCGATTTTCACGGCGGCTCTTATGCCAAGCACGGCACCTACCCCAGACGAGGGCTGATTTTGGCACGCATGGTCGGACACATCACCTACATCACCGAGGAGGCGATGCGAGCCAAATTTGGACGAGATTTGAAATCTGGCAAATTCATGTACGGCTTTGATGTCGAATTTCAGGTGGAAAGCTATCTGCGTTATCAAGGTGAGCGATTTAGCAAAAATTTTGATGCCAATACTTATCTTTTGATGACCAAAGCTTTGGATTATTTTGACCCCACCCGAGATTACACGCCTGAACATCTGGACGAAAAAAGCGCCCTGAAAGAGACGCTGTCACGCACCAGCTGTCAGTTTTTGATCGTGTCATTCACGACCGATTGGCGATTTAGCCCAGAGCGCTCGGTGGAGATTGTCGATGCACTCATGGCAAATGGCAAAGATGTCAGCTTTGTTAATGTGGACGCACCGCACGGGCATGACTCGTTTTTGTTTGACATTCCAAGATATGTGGGCGCAGTCAAAGGATTTTTGTCCGCTTCCTTGCCGACCCAGACTCCCAAAAACAACCACATCAGCCCACAAGAGATTTCAAAATTAGCCAGACAATGATTTTATAATCAATAGACAATACAATCAAACCGACAATCAAAAACAAGGAAAACCATGACCAGCATCGACCACCAACTTGCCGAAAGATGGATACAGCCCCACGCCAAAGTGCTTGATTTGGGCTGTGGCGATGGCACGCTTTTGGCGCACTTAAAGCAGCATCTGGGCGTGTCAGGCTACGGTCTTGAAATTGACCCCGATAAGATCAATCAAGGCATCGCCAAAGGTCTAAACATCATCGAGCAAGACCTTAACGATGGTCTGGCTCGCTTTGCCGACAACAGCTTTGATACGGTGGTCATGGCTCGTGCCTTGCAAGCAGTCAAAAACCCCCAAGATCTACTCAATGACATGCTGCGTGTCGCCAAAGAAGGCATCGTTACCTTTCCTAATTTCGCCTATTGGCAAAACCGTGTGTACCTAGGCATCAAAGGCATCATGCCCATGAGTGAAACGCTGCCGCACCAATGGTACGACACGCCGAACATCCATCTTTGCACTTTCAAAGACTTTGAGCGACTTTGTCATGACAATGGCATCACCATCCTTGATACAGTCGCCATCAATGATGACGCCAATTTGCCCAACAAACTCATGAGCCGATTTGTCAAGCATGCGCCGAATCTACTGGCCGATGTGGCGATTTACCGCATTGCGAAAAATTAACTCACAAAGCCTGCACCTTTTGTAACATCTCATTCATTGAATTTTGGGTGTCAAAGTGCTAACATAGATGGATTGTTTATTTGAGTTTATGCTTTGGAGTCTTTTATGAAAATGCTTAAAATTGCCCTACTTCCTTTGGCGCTTGGTACGGCGGTGCTTAGTCATGCGCAGACCACCACGACCACGAGCAGTTTTGAAAGCAGCAATTTTGAACGCATGGACAT
It encodes the following:
- a CDS encoding GatB/YqeY domain-containing protein, with the protein product MTLKTTLSDAIKTAMKAKEMEQVKVLRNVQAAIKQIEIDGQSELDDKEVLAILQKQIKQRQESLGIYTANGREDLAQKEQFEIDVISQFLPEQLSDEALSQIVATTITELGAAGMKDMGRVMNAVKDKTAGQADPAVISGLVKKALTA
- a CDS encoding DedA family protein, yielding MDIILQLIDFILHIDLHLAQFLTDYGLWIYGILFVIIFVETGFVVMPFLPGDSLLFAAGALAAVTGALNPALLIGLLFVAAVLGDTLNYHIGRYIGPKVFQKNYRFINQQQLLKTQAFFDKHGGKTIIFARFLPFARTFAPFVAGAGSMNYQKFLAYNVIGGFCWIASFILLGFFFGNQPVVKDNFTYVIFGIIAFTTLPVIIGFIKGKLNP
- a CDS encoding LysR family transcriptional regulator; the encoded protein is MLEIRHLQMLSTLARHGSLATTADEMNLTASAISHQLKELESHYDITLVNRRTRPVSFTPAGKLLLQLANNILPQVARTTSEIKRLAHGQAGRLRLASECHSCFDWLMPILNVYRREYSDVELDFATGFEPEPHQMLIDGDIDLLITTSDLPIDGISYQPLFTYESRLVLSPAHRLASQSAISPEDLTDETLIVYPVEQERLDIIAKFLSPANITPKQLRTTELTAMLIQLVASERGVAALPDWVSAEYEKKGWIVSRPLGSGVHCQLYAAVRTRSLDAAYMKGFLALLDGIVKP
- a CDS encoding NADP-dependent isocitrate dehydrogenase; the protein is MSKSTIIYTYTDEAPALATHSLLPIVQAFTKSSDIDFVTSDISLAARILSQFPEYLSEEQRQADALAELGELVKQPDANIIKLPNISASMPQLTATIKELQDSGYNVPDYPSDANTDELKDIQARYDRVKGSAVNPVLREGNSDRRAPKAVKNFAKKFPHSMGEWSADSKTHVATMSDNDFFNNEKAITVEKPTTVRFVFTDKDGNEKDLRKPLPLLAGEILDATVLNKNALVKFLDEQVADAKEKGVLYSLHMKATMMKVSDPIIFGHAVKSFFKPVFDKYGKELEDAGVNVNNGFGDLLAKLDNLDPAVKADVEKLIDETYANNPDVAMVDSDKGITNLHVPSDIIIDASIPAMVRSSGKMWNKNGELQDTKIIIPDSTYAPLYEAVVEFCKEHGAFDPTTMGTVPNVGLMAQKAEEYGSHDKTFEIESDGKVEVKDQDGNVLLSHDVEAGDIWRACQTKDAPVKDWVALAVNRARLSNTPAVFWLNEKRAHSAEVIKKVNAYLAELDTDGLDIRILPLAAAAKFTLERLVNGKDTISVTGNVMRDYLTDLFPIMELGTSAKMLSIVPLMNGGGMFETGAGGSAPKHVQQFNKENYLRWDSLGEFLALAVSLEHLAQKTGNQKAQILADALDKATEELLMNDKSPQRKLGSIDNRGSHYYLAKYWAEALSEQTDDKALADEFAPIAKALNEQEETIVSELNGVQGEAVETEGYYFANRELLDKAMRPSATFNQIIAQL
- a CDS encoding redoxin domain-containing protein translates to MKKSFTTIVSYLVIFLLIYGVINWWRAPAMPQTPQLLYQDRHTNTTDVIAQSHDTPILLYFWGTWCSVCTLTTPHIQTLHADGTPIVSIAVTSASTAELSTYLTTHNYTFITINDLDGAIFNAWQGKVTPSFVILKDGKVQQSFTGITPLWLLKLRLYLANMG
- the gmk gene encoding guanylate kinase; its protein translation is MSAQGTLYIITAASGTGKTSLVKELLASTDKLQVSISHTTRQPRPAETDGVHYHFTTKENFEALIADDSFLEYAEVFGNYYGTSKQAVETLLAQGIDVILEIDWQGALQVKEKFAQAVMIFILPPSKAALQSRLSNRGQDSEEVINTRLAGAVTEMKNYHHFDYVVINDDFNVALGDLQTIIHAKRLSTAQQQIRQRALLDALLASD
- a CDS encoding multidrug resistance efflux transporter family protein; translated protein: MARLILFGLLAGFFFSSTFVLNELMASQGGHWFWSASGRYIFMWLILSLVISLKYGTSTLLALCRLFHAHAGFWCVAGSIGFGGFYAFLCFGADHAPSWVIAATFQFTSVASLIVLAMFGESLSKSVIGTSLLIFTGVLIANVGEGLHDDSISLGDLLLLGALPALLSGFCFPIGNQLVWYAANKAQNPSAMPSRLPNGVPSMTSPLIHSAVNKVWLLTTGSLPFWLVLGLVVAPESPSSSQIINTFLVALFAGVIATSIFLFARSQASTGGQVAAIDATQASEMIFAIFGGMILLGSSAPSALSLAGIGMVVLGLYRFANMKS
- a CDS encoding trimeric intracellular cation channel family protein: MMAIFSPELMIYLMDMVGVVACAIAGTTLALHKRFDLFGCILVSMINAIGGGTIRDVMLDRHPLFWMTDLTYVVIITLTSLICQIFFNHYQKIDRTLKFFDAIGLAAFSVIGLKVGLSFGAHPMIAVMMAVLTSIAGGIMRDMICNEIPLVLQKEIYISASIAGSLLYFALEGLGVANGVQDTLTLATIFGVRMLAVHLDWHLPSIRLNHRSNDP
- the hemH gene encoding ferrochelatase — encoded protein: MKTAILLVNLGTPDEPTPAGVRRYLREFLSDTRVIEIPKPIWQIILNVFVLTTRPKRVAHAYQSVWTADGSPLLAILKKQVALLQDKLIKDGKNIPVFAATTYGNPNIKDVMATLQDKGYDDLIVLPLYPQYSATTTAAVFDKVADYCKQQRNMPMVQFVRDYHDHPLYIQALAQSIRRFWDEHGRADRLLMSFHGIPKPYADKGDPYAEQCRKTAVLVASELGLATHEWAISFQSRFGAQEWLKPYTDELLSEWGQAGVSVQVLSPAFSADCLETLEELAVENRDNFLSAGGKSYEYIPALNTDELHIELMAQLVGRYL
- the metX gene encoding homoserine O-succinyltransferase MetX: MQLLRSFKKHAQITEFFVEQTTAPYLDPPSVGIVTPQVLHFDEPLLLECERTLPSFDLVIETYGTLNADKSNAILICHALSGSHHAAGYHSETDEKAGWWDALIGNGKAIDTSQFFVVCLNNIGSCHGSTGPTTINPETGEMWGADFPLITIKDWVKTQVMLSDRLGIEKWHAIVGGSMGGMQALQWSVDYPDRLARAVIIASTPKLSAQNIAFNEVARQSILSDPDFHGGSYAKHGTYPRRGLILARMVGHITYITEEAMRAKFGRDLKSGKFMYGFDVEFQVESYLRYQGERFSKNFDANTYLLMTKALDYFDPTRDYTPEHLDEKSALKETLSRTSCQFLIVSFTTDWRFSPERSVEIVDALMANGKDVSFVNVDAPHGHDSFLFDIPRYVGAVKGFLSASLPTQTPKNNHISPQEISKLARQ
- the metW gene encoding methionine biosynthesis protein MetW, coding for MTSIDHQLAERWIQPHAKVLDLGCGDGTLLAHLKQHLGVSGYGLEIDPDKINQGIAKGLNIIEQDLNDGLARFADNSFDTVVMARALQAVKNPQDLLNDMLRVAKEGIVTFPNFAYWQNRVYLGIKGIMPMSETLPHQWYDTPNIHLCTFKDFERLCHDNGITILDTVAINDDANLPNKLMSRFVKHAPNLLADVAIYRIAKN